In the genome of Rhodamnia argentea isolate NSW1041297 chromosome 3, ASM2092103v1, whole genome shotgun sequence, one region contains:
- the LOC125314286 gene encoding putative calcium-transporting ATPase 13, plasma membrane-type: protein MVHSVCEFRNESSRLLSRNQPWQNEILEVRVLRGGPQPIGIGICDVISGDIVLLEKEDQVPADGLLIPIDTRSLEVNDKADPIINDQNPFLFYGSKVIDGAGKMLVTSVGAETKLGNMSRRAQTSKRTPVEKQLNKLSTMKQIISVVILIIISVVLFLRFNLKKEHQNSGLPDFSGKPHSLKELHEAIKRVALRPCGMLNMLTSFTLLLVGIAEGLSLTITIAITCWNKRMLGDKTFAQEPSITVTMASVTVICTDKTGGLPLTPQEVETCWIGKEVISEDSKVPTCVREALCDGIGASSLLAENSQTSMDNPILSWAAEKWGLEMETWKQIHSIAKVEQPTHNENIVAALVGKDGGNGPRFLHFNGPAKIILEMCTRFYDIKGIPMPMDEREKAFFGDGIGKMHSNGFKSIAFACQQVDKDDITMLGLLALNKTSREDTREAINKCTEAGIKVLLVSSEKVSMLPSIASEIEVIPPDSDARVITGERFRNSSVEERKDMAARISVVGDSLPSDGVLLVKCLKDQGHTVAVVGNRTNDIPMLKAADVGLTFATWSAEIARKSADIVITEGNFSSIWAIMECGRCIYSNMRKYIQFQVTMTFAGLLIPLITVASHGSSPITTVQLNWAISVLTLLGGLALLMEPPGDMLMKKFTAGAHKQLITKAMWVNIFIQSAYQASLLATIQSQGPTMLRLKKKVIETVIFNSFFLCQVFNMFNAREPEKKNIFGGVHRGKWFWVGVVAALLLQVEYLETAHRIAGDSRLTYTEWGICLLVGIISWCIDLAGKCILLMIKKWVTKPPGSVVGDNRNLSSAVPEPACNLELLQVM from the coding sequence ATGGTCCATTCAGTTTGTGAATTTCGGAATGAAAGTTCGCGTCTGCTGTCGAGAAACCAGCCTTGGCAAAACGAGATACTGGAAGTTCGTGTTTTAAGAGGGGGACCTCAACCTATTGGCATCGGCATCTGTGATGTTATCTCGGGAGACATTGTGCTGTTAGAGAAGGAAGACCAAGTTCCTGCAGATGGTTTGCTCATACCTATTGACACTAGATCCTTGGAAGTGAATGACAAAGCTGATCCCATCATCAATGATCAGAACCCATTCTTGTTTTATGGTTCCAAAGTAATTGATGGTGCTGGCAAAATGCTGGTGACCTCGGTCGGTGCCGAGACAAAGTTGGGAAATATGTCGAGGAGAGCTCAAACATCAAAAAGGACACCAGTAGAGAAGCAACTTAACAAGCTGAGCACAATGAAGCAAATAATCAGTGTTGTCATCTTGATAATCATCAGTGTGGTGCTGTTTTTGCGGTTCAATCTCAAGAAGGAACATCAAAACTCGGGCCTGCCGGACTTCTCAGGGAAGCCACATTCTCTGAAGGAATTACATGAAGCTATAAAGAGAGTTGCTCTAAGACCATGCGGGATGTTAAATATGCTGACTTCATTCACTTTGCTGCTAGTTGGGATAGCTGAAGGACTATCATTAACAATCACCATTGCCATCACTTGCTGGAACAAGAGGATGCTAGGTGACAAGACCTTTGCTCAAGAACCTTCCATTACGGTCACCATGGCATCAGTCACAGTTATCTGCACTGACAAAACAGGAGGACTACCATTGACGCCACAAGAAGTGGAAACGTGCTGGATTGGTAAAGAAGTTATCAGTGAAGATTCCAAGGTACCGACTTGTGTTAGGGAAGCACTTTGCGATGGAATTGGCGCATCGTCTTTACTAGCAGAGAACAGCCAAACCTCAATGGATAACCCAATCCTTTCTTGGGCCGCAGAGAAATGGGGACTGGAAATGGAAACCTGGAAGCAAATTCACAGTATTGCTAAGGTCGAACAGCCAACCCACAACGAGAACATAGTTGCAGCATTGGTTGGAAAGGATGGAGGTAACGGGCCTAGGTTCTTGCACTTCAACGGACctgcaaaaataattttagaaatgTGTACACGATTTTATGACATTAAAGGGATACCAATGCCCATGGATGAAAGGGAAAAGGCATTTTTTGGAGACGGCATTGGGAAAATGCACTCAAACGGTTTCAAATCCATTGCATTTGCTTGTCAGCAAGTTGATAAAGACGATATAACGATGCTGGGACTATTGGCGCTGAACAAGACTAGCAGGGAAGATACAAGAGAGGCGATAAATAAATGTACAGAAGCCGGAATCAAAGTACTATTAGTATCGAGTGAGAAGGTTTCAATGCTTCCGAGCATTGCTTCAGAGATTGAAGTGATACCGCCTGATTCAGATGCACGGGTCATCACAGGTGAAAGATTTCGGAATAGCTCTGTGGAAGAGAGGAAGGACATGGCAGCTAGAATTTCTGTGGTGGGGGACTCCCTCCCATCCGATGGGGTTCTTCTGGTGAAGTGCTTGAAAGATCAAGGACACACAGTTGCGGTGGTGGGAAACAGAACAAATGACATTCCCATGCTAAAAGCTGCTGATGTGGGACTCACATTTGCTACTTGGAGCGCTGAGATTGCAAGAAAGAGCGCCGACATCGTCATCACGGAAGGCAATTTCTCATCCATCTGGGCCATAATGGAGTGTGGAAGATGCATATACAGTAATATGCGAAAGTACATTCAATTTCAGGTGACTATGACCTTTGCCGGGTTGTTGATACCGTTAATCACGGTTGCCTCTCATGGAAGTTCGCCTATAACGACGGTTCAGTTGAACTGGGCAATCTCAGTTTTGACTCTTCTAGGTGGTCTGGCTCTTTTGATGGAGCCACCTGGTGATATGCTCatgaagaaattcacagctGGAGCACATAAACAACTCATTACCAAGGCCATGTGggtgaatattttcatacaatcaGCTTACCAGGCATCTCTTTTGGCAACCATACAATCTCAAGGGCCTACAATGCTCAGGCTTAAAAAGAAGGTAATTGAGACCGTGATATTCAACAGCTTTTTTCTATGCCAGGTATTCAACATGTTCAATGCCCGAGAGCCCGAGAAGAAGAACATCTTTGGAGGGGTCCATCGCGGTAAATGGTTCTGGGTGGGTGTAGTTGCAGCTTTGTTGTTGCAGGTCGAATATCTCGAGACGGCACATCGCATTGCAGGTGATTCAAGATTGACATACACAGAATGGGGAATATGTCTGCTCGTTGGGATAATCTCATGGTGCATTGACTTGGCCGGAAAGTGCATACTCCTCATGATTAAGAAGTGGGTGACAAAGCCACCTGGTTCAGTTGTCGGAGATAACCGAAACCTATCCTCGGCTGTCCCAGAACCCGCTTGCAATCTCGAGCTTCTGCAAGTGATGTAA
- the LOC125314287 gene encoding putative calcium-transporting ATPase 13, plasma membrane-type encodes MANGIPGHEEDLHRRRMAILKPKLEAHNRNFIHFLKKSCNSSTIFLLLILDILSFAFRIKEKGLSTGWYEAAVILSAVILIVIVQSICDSRNESSRQLSTNQLWQNQEPKVHVLRGGCRQTICISDVLLGDIVLLEKGEQVPADVNDKADPIINDHNPFVFYGFKVTDGTGKMLVTPVGAKTKLGNMLSRARPSKRTPVEEQLRKLSNSTQIIGIVISIIIIVVSFSRFKLKKEYDNSGLRDFSGKSHTLKGLYEAIKRVALRPQGMLTMLTSSLTLLLVGIAEGLPLAITIAITCWNKRMLGDETFLIL; translated from the exons ATGGCGAATGGAATTCCGGGTCATGAGGAGGACCTCCATCGCCGACGTATGGCAATCCTCAAACCCAAGTTGGAGGCTCATAACAGAAACTTCATCCACTTCCTCAAGAAATCTTGCAACAGTAGCACCATTTTCCTCCTCCTAATTTTGGACATTCTGTCATTTGCCTTTAGGATCAAGGAGAAAGGACTGAGCACAGGTTGGTATGAAGCGGCTGTTATACTAAGTGCTGTCATTCTGATCGTCATAGTCCAATCCATTTGTGACTCTCGGAATGAAAGTTCACGTCAGCTATCAACAAACCAGCTTTGGCAAAATCAGGAACCGAAAGTTCATGTTTTGAGAGGGGGATGCCGTCAAACTATTTGCATCTCCGATGTCCTCTTGGGAGACATTGTGCTATTAGAGAAGGGGGAGCAAGTTCCTGCTGATG TGAATGACAAAGCTGATCCCATCATCAATGATCATAATCCATTCGTGTTTTATGGTTTCAAAGTAACTGATGGTACTGGAAAAATGCTAGTGACCCCAGTTGGTGCCAAGACAAAGTTGGGAAATATGTTGAGCAGAGCTCGTCCATCAAAAAGGACACCAGTAGAGGAGCAACTCAGAAAGCTGAGCAATTCGACACAAATAATCGGTATTGTCATCTCAATAATCATCATTGTTGTGTCGTTCTCGCGGTTCAAGCTCAAGAAGGAATATGATAATTCAGGCCTGCGGGACTTCTCAGGGAAGTCACATACTCTGAAGGGATTATATGAAGCTATAAAGAGAGTTGCCCTGAGACCACAAGGGATGTTAACTATGCTGACTTCTTCACTTACTTTGCTACTAGTTGGAATAGCCGAAGGACTACCATTAGCAATTACTATTGCCATCACTTGCTGGAACAAGAGGATGCTAGGTGACGAGACTTTCTTAATTCTTTGA
- the LOC115725902 gene encoding scarecrow-like protein 21, translating into MPSFQKHHSSANVLRFYQQPVQMIEPCYLSNYELTDGGMNKGSVSQGSDASIQTYDEQIFTLDSSTSASCFVSCDSASNISTSPDGTPFVKSFLSDRHFSVENWSGSPLSVSSIADYGNDFQDKLRELEMSLLGPESDISDCQGCCFKNESHNIFPKSMWPSNRVRDMVPKPDLKQVVIACARAISDTDTSNASGLMDVLEQMVSVMGDPIQRLGAYLLEGLRARLEFSGSIIYRKLKCKEPTSAELMTSMQVIYEICPYWKFAYVSANAVITKVMENERGIHIVDFQIAQGSQWIPFIQALAQRPGGPPHLRITGIDDSDSTLARGAGLEVVGQRLLSVAQSCNVPFEFHDAAVSSSEVELQNLMIQPGEALAVNFPYILHHIPDESVSTQNHRDRVLRMIKSLSPKVVTLVEQESNTNTSSFFPRFVETFDYYKAMFESIDVARLRDDKQRITAEQNCVARELVNVIACEGRERMERHELFGKWRSRFQMAGFNQLPLNASVTRAVLDMLKQYHGNYRIEAREGALYLGWINRAMSTSSAWR; encoded by the coding sequence ATGCCAAGTTTTCAGAAGCACCATAGTTCTGCCAATGTCCTCAGGTTTTATCAGCAGCCTGTGCAAATGATCGAACCGTGTTATTTGTCCAACTACGAGCTCACAGACGGTGGCATGAACAAGGGTTCGGTTAGCCAAGGATCCGACGCATCGATCCAGACCTATGATGAACAAATTTTCACCCTCGATTCTTCCACATCAGCTTCCTGCTTTGTTTCCTGTGATTCTGCTTCCAACATCAGCACCTCGCCTGACGGGACTCCCTTTGTGAAGTCCTTTCTCTCAGATCGACATTTTTCTGTTGAAAATTGGTCCGGGTCGCCATTAAGTGTTTCTTCCATTGCCGACTATGGCAATGATTTCCAAGACAAATTGAGGGAGTTGGAGATGTCATTGTTGGGACCGGAATCAGATATCAGTGATTGCCAGGGTTGTTGCTTTAAGAACGAGTCCCACAATATTTTCCCCAAATCAATGTGGCCTTCAAACCGAGTTAGAGATATGGTGCCTAAACCTGACCTGAAACAAGTGGTAATCGCCTGTGCAAGAGCAATCTCTGATACTGATACTTCTAATGCATCAGGTCTAATGGATGTGCTGGAGCAAATGGTGTCAGTTATGGGTGATCCAATTCAGCGACTTGGTGCTTACCTCTTGGAGGGGCTTAGGGCGAGATTGGAATTTTCTGGGAGCATTATTTACCGAAAGCTCAAGTGCAAAGAACCTACGAGCGCAGAATTGATGACTTCCATGCAAGTTATCTATGAGATCTGCCCCTACTGGAAGTTTGCATATGTGTCCGCAAATGCCGTCATCACCAAAGTCATGGAAAATGAACGGGGAATTCACATTGTCGATTTCCAGATCGCGCAGGGCAGCCAGTGGATCCCTTTCATCCAGGCCCTCGCACAGAGGCCTGGTGGGCCCCCCCACCTCCGAATCACTGGCATCGATGATTCTGATTCAACTCTTGCTCGTGGCGCAGGGCTGGAGGTCGTAGGCCAGAGGCTTTTGAGTGTCGCACAGTCATGTAACGTGCCATTCGAGTTCCACGATGCAGCCGTTTCTTCATCTGAAGTTGAGCTACAGAACCTTATGATTCAGCCCGGGGAAGCCCTCGCAGTGAACTTCCCTTACATACTACATCACATACCCGATGAGAGCGTGAGCACTCAGAATCACCGAGACCGGGTCTTGAGAATGATCAAGAGTTTGTCGCCGAAAGTGGTCACCCTCGTGGAGCAAGAATCCAACACCAACACATCCTCATTCTTTCCAAGGTTTGTCGAGACGTTCGACTATTACAAGGCCATGTTTGAGTCCATCGACGTGGCTCGGTTGAGGGATGACAAGCAGCGGATCACTGCGGAGCAGAACTGTGTGGCCCGGGAACTTGTGAACGTGATAGCCTGTGAGGGGCGTGAGAGGATGGAAAGGCACGAGCTTTTCGGCAAATGGCGGTCGAGATTCCAAATGGCCGGCTTCAATCAGTTACCGCTGAATGCATCGGTCACTCGTGCTGTGCTCGATATGCTGAAGCAGTATCATGGGAATTATAGGATCGAGGCTAGGGAGGGGGCTCTATATCTCGGCTGGATCAATAGAGCTATGTCGACTTCATCAGCTTGGAGGTGA
- the LOC115728108 gene encoding uncharacterized protein LOC115728108, whose product MIGMAMEDVTERLATLHRTRREQERERRRMRDRQRRQSMTLEQKEKHLARRRRNYQLRRERKHQGSDHQSGQTDTAFEHGNTGRNNRQVDHLVSQFTVQYDHAVPVGFNQVLQNISTESLRSNGGTESLTYDLAKIQKRLRLIHVKHFARSLKRPLGELTSSNIPIVANLILKGTTEANCKSMTGLRLNRLKRLARTSNSVPNEASEKNHHEETQGQQKPELGVVQPNGDDMSKMPTDNVAIEDKKCSDGNHE is encoded by the exons ATGATAGGCATGGCTATGGAAGATGTAACAGAGAGATTAGCTACTTTGCATAGAACGCGAAGGGAGCAGGAAAGAGAACGACGCCGGATGCGGGACAGGCAAAGGAGACAGTCCATGACTCTTGAACAGAAGGAAAAGCATCTTGCTAGACGCCGGAGGAATTATCAGCTCCGAAGGGAGAGAAAACATCAGGGATCAGATCATCAATCTGGCCAAACAGACACAGCTTTTGAGCATGGAAATACTGGAAGGAACAACAGACAAGTGGATCACCTCGTTTCGCAATTTACTGTGCAATATGATCATGCTGTTCCTGTAGGATTTAACCAAGTTCTTCAAAACATCAGTACTGAAAGCTTGAGGTCAAATGGTG GCACAGAGTCTCTTACTTACGATTtagctaaaattcaaaaaaggctgCGTCTGATTCACGTTAAGCATTTTGCCCGATCCTTAAAGCGTCCCTTGGGTGAGCTTACTAGCAGTAATATCCCTATTGTAGCAAACCTCATCCTGAAAGGAACTACAGAGGCTAACT GTAAATCAATGACAGGTTTACGTCTGAATCGTCTCAAACGGCTAGCTCGGACTTCTAATTCTGTGCCAAATGAGGCTTCTGAGAAGAACCACCATGAGGAAACACAAG GGCAACAGAAGCCAGAACTTGGAGTGGTTCAGCCAAATGGGGATGATATGTCAAAAATGCCGACTGACAATGTTGCAATTGAAGATAAAAAATGCTCTGATGGAAATCATGAATGA